The Macrobrachium rosenbergii isolate ZJJX-2024 chromosome 22, ASM4041242v1, whole genome shotgun sequence DNA segment cctcataggtttaccaatagatcataacacattcatttgtaaacattgtttcttactgccagaatcaacaaaaacattaataaagatgttacctacggtaatatatgttaaatatatacattatatattataaaagtatgcaatcaaggggtaaaattcaataaataaaagggtTTCCTATGTAACAGCTCGaatctcgtgagcaactgaacaaagccatgttattattcttaaaagagaatgctagcatgagttacgaagtatcaactcaacgaagccttgttattatgcctaaagagaatggtagcaggaattgtcaaccaccaattgatcgaagccatgttgttatgcgtaaagagaatgttagcaggaattgccaactaccaactgaacgaagccttgttatccgtaaagctctcgagataatcaccaataggtggcagcacacgtactgtttatatctataaatgtggaatgcggcgatccgctgtagactacgataatgatattaacattttaatgaaaatatcgataataacaacgtagatattgattataatactagcagtagtaattgcggtgatggtaagtgtgataatgataaataattataataaactttgttttttaataggttattaggataacaccgaattttacgctaggctacaacatctacgtgacgtttcatgtataatttcggccaaaattcttaaattttgagcctacattatgtacataggacgcagggggattttttaggccatttttttttttttaaaaagtgcgtcttatacgctgtcaaatacggtatgtatttaattcaaacctataaataaacaaaagtaaataatacgtcatacgtgtagccgattggcaatgcaaatggcggataagaaaatgtaaacagaccagacagatggtttgaatgcctacaataaaaatgttaaatacagtaataaaagtaagtattaatcaaggagttcaagcatgataagatttcatatgctaaacgtaaaaataggtactatacatgcacattttttggataatataaaatgtatatgtagggtagtcatacttaggatatatgatggataatatacagtaggtacagaatacatgtacatatgtggttggtcgacttacggCGAGATCGACTTCCGACCactctgtcagaacctaatgtCGTCGTAAGTAAAATTTtacgactgtatatatatatatatatatatatatatatatatatatatatatatatacatatacctataaagctacaaatgtcgtttaatatctagttGAGTATTAAACGAATTTGTAGATtcgtgattgtatatgaatcacggtctgataaaaatttcatatatatatatatatatatatatatatatatatatatatatatatatatatatatatatatatatatatatatatatatatatatatatatatatatatatatatatatatatatatatatatatatatatatatatatatatgtatatatatatatatatatatatatatatatatatatatatatatatatatatatatatatatatatatatatatatatatatatatatatatatatatatatatatatatatatatagatatatatatatatatatatatatatatatatatatatatatatatgtatatatacatatatatatatatatatatatatatatatatatatatatatatatatatatatatatgtttatatatatatatatatatatatatatatatatatatatatatatatatatatatatatatatatatatatatatatatatatatatatatatatatgttaatatatatgtgtatatatatattatatatatatatacatatatatatattaatataagtgtACATAAGTAACGccttttgtttaagtggaacaaaattaaagccttttttattatcctttagtttttcgaacatgaatgtttTCCCACAGGTTAATAGGTTAATATAatgtattaacaaaattaatataatgcttattcggtttaataatgttcaatacaaatactaattgcaaactctgcagaaagacgcctactggattttttaGGAGAACGCaacaacgattcttgtagttcattggacttttctaagcttgttgcaacaactggcctacccgctctttgagcatcacttacacttcctgtggattcaaattttctaatcaagcttgtgatattttggctttgcacccttgggatgttaaattcagctgataacaatattgtggtttcagcaccatttttattgttttgatagtacaattgaattgcttttactctgttcctttgttaatctcatggttgtaaaaaatatctgaaaaaatgaagatttagcaaattaattaaagaaaatatacattataagatataaaattaaaaagggcgttacttatgctgcacctgtatatgtgtgtatatatattaatatatatatatatatatatatatatatatatatatatatatatatatacatatatatatatatatatatatatatatatatatatatatatatatatatatatatatatatatatatatatatatatatatatatacatactgtatatgtatatatatatatatatatatatatatatacatatatatatatacatactgtatatgtgtgtatatatatatatatatatatatatatatatatatatatatatatatatatatatatatatatatatatatatgtatatatatgtgtgtatatatatatatatattaatatatatatacacacatacagggtgcgcataagtaacgccctttttaattttatatcttgtaatgtatattttctttaattaatttgctaaatcttcatttttcagatattttatacaaccatgagattaacaaagaacagagagtaaaagcaattcaattgtactatcaaaacaataaaaatggtgctgaaaccgcaatattgttatcagctgaaattaacatcccaagggtgcaaagccgaaatatcacaagcttgattagaaaattttaatccacaggaagtgtaagtgatgctcaaagagcatatatatatatatatatatatatatatatatatatatatatatatatatatatatatatatatatatatgtatgtatgtatatatgtgtgtatatatatatatataagtgatatatatatatatatatatatatatatatatatatatatatatatatatatatatatatatatatatatatatatatatatatatatatatatatatatatatatatatatatacagtactttggaTGAGTAGCTGTTCATAAAGTTTCATATGCTATACAATATCAATAGCAATAAagaataacccagagagagaaagagaaaggcaagcaAACACACAGCAAATGCACACTTTAGTTAACCTTAACATGatgcatacatgtactgtatatacatacacatgctcaCATACACAGACTGAGATTCATGGCTGGGTAGTTTATACCAGTACATTATGTTATATCTTAATCAGTTCAAAATTTTTAGTTTGCTGGTATGTCAGTGAACGTAagcaaatttaaaatatttttaagataaatgaaatgaaaaaataacagtaatcaaTATGAAGTACTAGCCAAATTCACACTTCAGTGCATTGAGACAGTTGAATGTGCTCAGTGCACCAACCAAAAAAGAGCAATCAACTTGTAAGTGTTGCtaccttatttttatgttttcaaaattttgctaGTCAAAAATGGGGTGCAACTGTAAGGTTAGAGTGTCTTTGATACTGTATTGGAAAATATGTTAATTTCTTGTGTTTAACCTACAATTTTGTcttatgttttaattttgtttgcaaaCTTCAGCACTCATAAATTCCACTGAAGATGAGGGGAGTGAGGGGAGGAGAGAACTCTTGACTACCAAAGGAGTTTAATCTAAACACACAAACAGTCAATGAGAGAACGAAACTTTTGTAACTAAGACATGACACATTTCTATGATGTTTCTTTCGAaccaaaaattttatgaaagctCCCAAGCAGCTAAGGGCCCTTCCACCCCTCCCCAGTCTGCTCTCCCAGACCTACAACCCCCCTACCATGTGACTGCAAGGGTATCCACCCCATGGTATCCCATTCTCAGTGTACTAACTAGGAAGAGTGTTACCATCACATTTTTTTCTGCCGAATAGTGTTGCAGACCAATAAGAAggcattttgttcatttttttatattgagcagtgtactgtatactgtatatgttcatgtatatttTGTGGAGGCTGTGGTTGTATGCAGATGTGTATATTTGGCTAATCAAAGGAACactatgaatattattaaaagttaGTTTACTGAGACAGTTAGGTCACTTTGTGGGATTGATGGCTCACCCAAAGGATTTAAATGAGAGCTGAAATTTTATTCATGGAAAAGTCAAGCTGGATAGCTAAATGGGCAGAGACTAGAGGCattaatgaaaagcaaatgacAGAAAGCAAAGCAGCTGGATCCAAAGGGACATTACAAAAACCTTCAGTTCTGTCCCCTGTAGGTGgggagtgccatcagtgtacgTCATACAGTACGCTGCAGGCAttggttaaggttctttgcagaattccttcggcccctagctgcagccccttccattccttttactgtacctccattcatattctctctcttccgtcttgctatccaacttctcctaacagttattccctagtgcaattgtgaggttttcctcctgttacacctttaaaacctttcaactCGCAAtcttcctttcagtgctgaatgacttcataggtcccagtgcttggcctttggcctaaattctatcttccattccatttgGTTCTATCtgcatggttgtataaaatatctgaaaaagtgAAGATTTAGCAAATCTCCCCCCATGGTGTTTGTCTGTGTAATCTGTCCATCATGTATAagctaaaataaattttgtttgtgtttcttgAAGGGTTGTAACCATTATCAGACCCTTAGGGTATGTTTGGAATTGGGCAGCCATGCTTATAAGTGTACAGATATACTGCAACACCAGTCTTATGTACCCatgttctttttatattcagATCATGCAAATCCTTCTGGATGCTGGGGCTGACATCAACTGTCAAGACTGGATGGGGCGAACTCCATTGCACTGGGCTGCTAAGGAGGGTTCCATTGAAACGGTGCAGATGTTGTTAGATCACAAAGCCAACACTACTATCACTAATAAAGAAGGCCATCTTTACTCCAGTTTGGTAAGGTCCATCATAAGTTCAGTTTCTATATAGTAGGTAAATTCAGTTCAACATTCTTCACTAAATTTGTGTATTTAACCAAATATCTTTTAGGAACTGTGTAGACCATAATATTCTGTCATAAACTATTGTTAATCAATTTTGTGCAGGTGTAAAGATACGGAGAGAAAGGTAGCGGGAATTCTGCCAATGCTTCGCAGCATCAATATATAGACTAATTTGAATACATGAAGGAATTgttaagagtttcatacagtttGGTGCAGCAGATGGATGAGCACAAGAGGATGAAGTTTGCACCTTGAAATAAATAGACTAGAGGGTCTTTAGATTTTTTGGTTATGTTGTTAGTTTAAACATTTTCAATGGAGGGAGAAAGACTGACCTAGATCATGCTAAATTGATGGAATGGCAGACTTTCAGAACAGGAGTGCTTAATTGTCAGATGCCTGGCAGTGATTGGAAGGAAGAAGTGATTGTTGCTGtaatgtatataggctatacaggTATTAACAAGCAATTTGCTGCAACTTTTTTAAGTGTATGAAGTACCTGTGGCTTTTGTAAAGAGACTCAGTACTTTTAGATTGAAAATAGTGGGGACTTATGTCTTTTAAGTCACTCCCTCTCATACATGGATatgattagtatttttatttactgaactgCATTTGTTACCAAATGAGTAACTTACTCTGGCTGAAAGGATCCCTccctttgtttattaatttactatttatatatattccaagaaGGAAGCCAATACCTAACAACCAAGTCATAACATAACCAGTTATGGCTCATGTTTCTTTTCAGTTACTGAagcatttatattttgctgttcgGCACAATGATGCTGACAAAGTAGTGAGATTGGTCATGGCTGGTGCAGACCAGTTTGCAGAGGTTGAAGGAACAGGTGTCAACCCCAGGGAAGAAGCCAAAAGACGTGGTTTTTATGACATCCTTCGACAGATGGCAGCTTTAGTTGAGAAAAAACCTAAACACGAAGAAGATAAAACAGTGGTACTTGAAGATATTTATAAGCTGTTTGAAGTAAGTAAAGTTAGAAAGTGGCAACCTGTTTGTATAGTCAAAAAACTCTTTTAGTATTTTGAactgataaaagaaatgaaaatattcgtCCTGTCCTTCTTAtactatattttgaaaaaaaatataatgaatatcagAAAAAATGACATTCCCATTGTTTCTTCTTATTTGTCACCCCTCCTCTTTATGTTATCCTTCAAATCTCCATTTTGTCCATTTAATCCAATAATGTCTTTGTGAATAATTTTGCTTACTAgcatcatctttatttttgcaatgttCAGTCACTTAGGGTAAGTGTTGCTTCCTAGATTTTACTTAAAacttatgtaaattttttatttgttagcttTACCTGATGATCACTTTTGTAACcttcacaagaattttttaagtcGTTTGTTTGGCCTTGCTTAACCATCAGGGCTTTAAAACTCCCAGTCAGACTTACAAGGCGCCATTAGAGGCCGCAACACCAGACAAGACTCTCAGTGTAGGACTAGCCCGTCTTGTCTTGTTTACCTCTTTCTGAGGCTTTAGATTCTGAATGCATGTATACTAATTTAGGATGCAATTATCACTGAGGATGGGGACTTCACTACTTCTGAGGAGGATCTACGGGAGtctgaagaagaaggggaagaagaagaagaagacgaagaagatcgAAATGAGTCAGAGGAGGACGACTACGCTGAAGAACCGGACGCCTACTGGAAAATGTCAAATGCTTATGAAGTTCTTTCTGTTAAAGAGGCATTTGGAGAAGAGGATTGTGCTTGGCTGAAGGAGTTTGAAGAGAAACCAAAAGTGATCTCGGCAAAGGAACTTCTTGAAGAGGAGCAAGCTGCATTCTGGGACACATGGCAAGAAAAGCAGAAAGTAATATCAGCCAAAGAGTTCTTCAAGGAAGAAAGTAACTGGTGGGaaaatgaggatgaggaggatgatAAAAATTCCAGTGAAGAGAAGAATGAAACTTCATCATCTGACTTTAATAGGGATGATGAATGCTGGTGGAGAGATGCTCAAGAAAATTTGGATAAGCCTAAGGCTGTACCAGCAAAAGAATACTTTAAAGAGGAAGAACCTTGGTGGGTAAGTGGAAAAGAGaacaaggaggaggatgaggaagaagaagaggatgaagaaggttctcccaaagaatattacacACATGATGCACCATGGTGGAAATCTGAGTGTCAGAACTCAAAGACAGTATCAGCTAAGGAATTCTTTAGAGATGACAAGCCTTGGTGGCAACAAGATAAAGTTTTGGCCAAAGACTTTTTTGAAGAGGAAAAACCTTGGTGGCAAGAGGACAGCAAGGAGAAGATTGTTTCAGCAAAGGATTACTTCAAAGAAGAGGTGCCATGGtggcaaaaagaaaatgaaaaggtgatTTCTGCTAAggaatttttcaaagatgatgaGCTTCCTTGGTGGTACACAGAAGAAATGCAGCCAGACAAACCAGagggattaaaaaaaagtttggctACTGTTCGATATTATGAGAGATATTTAATCAACAAGCAAATGTGCGAAGAAAAGGGTGAATGTATTGAGTTTGAGTCTGAGTTGTCTGGTGATGAAATAGAGGAATCTACTCGAACGGATGACTATGAAGATGCTACAGATAGCCTTATTAGCAATAGTAGTACTATGTACAGTGCGAGTGAAGGGGATAGACCCTTGACTAACATTGTATCAGATCACATTCCATGGCAGAGAAGTGATAAAGAGGGgggcataagaaaaaatataccaaagGCAGATGACTTTTTCCAAGAAAAGCATTGGCTGGATGATGCCAGTGAAACCAGTGAGCCCACAGAAATGTTGGACATGGACATGAGTGAGATGAGTGAAATTGTCACAGCATCTGAATTTTCCCAGTCTGGATCATGGAATCAAGATAGTGATGCtaaagacagagaagaaaatgaaacagatgaaGAGGAGGGTGAAAGtctagaagaggaggaaggagaggatgaagaggaagaggaatgtgaagaagaggaagaagaagaagaagaagaaggaggagaagaagaagaagaagaggaggaggaggaagagagagaatctggagAGGAAGTCTGTGAAGAGGTGAGTAGTGGTGAAAGTGAGGCTCTTAGAAGTGAAGATGAAATTGATGACATATCTGAAGAGGAACCTGGATCAAAATCATCATTTGAATGTATAGAGGCAGTATTGCATGGAGATAGGATGGGAGAAAGTCAACCTTCAAAAACTTCAGAAATACTGACAAAAGAATGTCTCTCACAACAGGGAAACATACCGTCAATTGTTCTAGATGGTAAGGAGCTAGATAAAGAAACTCTTGATAAAAAGAGTGCAGGCATAACAGAAGAGTTCCACTCAGATCTTATTATTCCAAAAGTGGTGAGTAACTCATATGAATCATTAGAGAAAAGAACCCCTAACATAGATATAGAAGTAACTAACCATGATTTTCTTACAGGTCCTAATCATTATTCCAGTAGTGTTCATAACACAGAaggaaatctacaaaaatcagATTCTCAGACAAGTGGTTATGATTCTAGCTTATCATTCTCAGATAGTAAGATCAGAGATTTACCAAATGATTCTGGAAATGAACACCTGTGTGTTGATGAAAATGCTGAGGACACTGATTTGTCAGATACAATGAATCTTGTAAGTTCAGAAACTACGGAAAGTATAGAGGAATCCATTTGCTTTGGTGAAGATGAATGTGAAGATGTTAAGAACTCTGTGAATGATATTCAGTTGGCTGTAAAGGAATTGAAAGAAACAGGCCAACAACTAACTGAAAAGGATGTCATCAGCCAAGATAATGTTGCATCTGTTGCCAAAGATCAAAGGCTAACAGAAATGGAAGATAATAAGGTTTTCATTCATATGGCATGGGACAAAGGTGACAATGTTAATCCATGCCAAACAAACCTTTCAGAAGAACCAGAATCTCAGAATATAGAAAATGCAAGCATTCTTAAAACAAGTCATCTTTCAGATGAACCACCAGTAACTGCAGATGACAATATTACCTCTGAAGATATACAGGATAATGGTAAAAGCACAGgcatggatgaagaagaagtaCAAACTTATGCTTCTGTTGTCAAAAGAAATTTGGAAAGAAGAGCCATTAATAAGATGGATGATTGTCTTGCTAAGTTTGATGCTAGTCTTGCTTCAGTAGGTGCTAAGTTAACAAAAGAGAGTTCAGAGAGAAACTCAAACAGTAGTAATCAGGAAAGAATGGGTGACTGGAAGGAACAAACATATGCTGCAATTGTAAAACgaggaaaaaattcacaaaatatagATAGTAAAAGTATATTACAAGAGTCTCCTGGGAACATCATGTCTTTTAGTgaacaaaaagcaaaagaagaaagggaaactaACCAGCTTTTCAAAGTGCATGTCCATGTTCCAGAAAAGGAATCAGAATTTCTTGACTTGAGAACTGAAAAGCGTTGTTTCTCTGACATGGCTGAAGAAATCATTCGTACTAAAAATAATGATGCTGAAGGAGATCCTTGGCAGTTTAGAAAATATGTTACCAATTTGTCAAAGGAACACAATTTAGAGGTAAATGATGACATATCTAGCCCTGAAAAAGAGTCATATACCAAAATGGCAAAAGACAGTGGAAAaagtaatgaaagtgaaaatgatttgaGAAAATGGAGTGACACTAGAACACATATAAATGACAAAAGTGTAAGtgaaattgatatgaaaaaaGAAGTAGAGAATGAAAATACACTCAAAAATAGTGAAAATGTTGCTGAATTGggtaaagaaaaggaaactgaTCCATTGTTGGATGATGAGAACATACAGCAAGAAACTCCCAATGATAGTGAGGAAATCAGTGGTAAAGCACATTTTAGTGAGAACAGGGAGTTATCGCGGGAAAGCTCTTTAGAGAGGGTTCCTACAAGTGAAAGAGGCGAATCTCcaaatattcatatggaaaagaGTCTTTGGCGGTGCAGTACATATGATCCCATGAGCCTTAGCGAATATGACAATATAGCCTTTATGGTTAAAAAAGACTCTAATTCTCCAGCTAGTTGggggaacaagaaaaagagaaaagaatgtgAGTGTAACACCAATTCACTTAACCAAGACTTTATCAGTCACAATGATTCTAAAAATAATGTTCAACAAAATTTAACCTCCACACATAGTAAAGATACTGAAGACCAATATGATAATACAACTGAAACCAGAAACACTGGATTATCAACAGAATACATAAATACTGGATTattgccagaaaacacaaatattGAACTACCCTCAGAAAAAGATATTGAATTATCAACAGAAAACTTGAATATTGGAATATCAAGTGGAAGAAGAGAGAACGATACTAAAGAACATGCAGTAATGACAGAAGAAGCAGATGTAAAAAAGTGTTCCCAGTCCTTGAACAAAATAGACGATGTTCTCGAGCATCATGATGTACCTGGAGCTCCATGTGTGCTGCTATTGAGAGAGGACAAAATTCTAGGAGCTGAGGCTTGCACTAACCTTAGTGAGACTAGTTGTAACCAGGACCCATCAGTAGCCATTCATCGGAATAAGGAGTCTAGTTTGCTGTGTCacaaagtgaaatataattttgatgaaaatactAGTGCAGACACAATACAAACATCTCCTCATGCTCTGTACCAGCCCACTAACCCCACTTTGTATGATCCAGATAAGAAAGAGACCAGTAAAGTAGAGGCAGCTGTCAATAAAAAGCCTGATGAGCCGAGGCTCCAACCCGTTCCAAGTAAACGGAGCAAGGAGGTCAACAAGAAggataaagagaaacagaaacaaaaagaggTAAGCACGGGCTGGAGCAACATGTTCTCAATTACATCTGCCATTGTGCTTCTGCaaaatttagcatttatttattttattttgatacctCTCATGAAACTAATAGCTTCACTGATGTAGTATGTAGATCATATGCTTATACTCTGGAggaggaaaactaaagaaaatttgttttccGAAGAATGGAATTTAAGAAAAGTGGAAGTCACTTACTTTGAATATACTGTTATATACATTTAGCTTCCTCATCACTGCCTTGTATGATTATCCTTCCTGATCAGAGACAAAATTTTAGTGCCTTCTATGTTCTTCTAATAGTTTACTAATGATGCGATATTGATACAAGTGAGTTGATGAGGAGCATGAATTCTGTCAGGGGGCTGGAATATGATACGGGTGTCTAATGTTTCTTACAGTTGGCTGTGGCGACTGGCAAGGTAGATCCTGTCCGAAAGTCCTCCTCTTGCAGTGTGAGCTGAAGCTGTGTAACTGTAAATAACGTTAAATTTTTGTACTAAAGCTTCGTTTATTTACAGAAAGCTTTGTAGCAACCTAATCAACTGATCAAATTGAAAGCCAATCAAATGGCAGAATTTCTGTTGAATTTGTTACATGATTAGCTTTGGTGTTGTTGGTTGACTGAATTGATTCAGAAGTCAACATTAATTCTCTAATGAGTTtaagatcttttattttattttcttattattattatggtaagcACTGTACATGCAGCTTACACATATTTTATTCTCACTGCCATGGAACAAACTAAGATTTGTTTTAAAACTTGCTTGTCTGTAACTATGATTATGTGAGCCAATATGAATCTCAcactcataatttttattttacaaagtcaTATGCAAAGTATAGGTGCATGGACGCATGATTATCTTAATTTGTAAGTTATTAAGTTGAGAaagtagtaaatgaaaatattgtctCAAAAAGGAATCAGACTTTCTTTAGTAAAATACTTCATCAAAGTTTAAAAATTTAGTTAACTCAAAAGTACTTAAAATGGTGTAAAGTATAAGATTATGTAAAGATAATCAGTCTTCAGTGTATTGTTCCTTTAGGAACAATGACATTCAGCATTCATTCATGCAGGAAAAGCAAGGAGAAGGCAAATGATTACTCTAGTTCGAGAACGTATCTTCCATTCCATCATCAGAGTGTGCATAACCTTTCCTGTATAAACGGCATCGTGAAGACAACCCTCGGTCCTTTTGTTGGACCTTTACCTCGACCCATTGCCAGATTTACATACCTGCAAATGACATCCACGTAATGGACCATAAATCAtagaatcattttttatttcaaagtgtcATGGTTAGTGCTTGATACTTGACCCTAAGCTTGATTTTGCAGTGCAGTTATTTAAATTCAATAAGT contains these protein-coding regions:
- the LOC136850635 gene encoding uncharacterized protein isoform X2 encodes the protein MIRSGDKMGIQIYLRKGGDPNARNQMCWTLLHLASFEGQAEIAEVLIDAGASVNSCTTDMSTPLHRGCAQGNRKAVELLVKKGAYINAQDKNGNTPLHEAARGFHTSVVKVLIENKADKTRLNKKKQSFLNLIGQQLMPSVESGDSEVLQQWLEWGASPDTKGNLHWSILHHACARGQLNIASLLIERGADVNIEDSNKTTPLHSACFHGHSRIASLLIDSNANVNAQDQRGNTPLHSAVLGGHAELVNLLLERNCDTTIANKEGQYFTHLVNEFLVTAVDSSKVAQVVSLLKGRAAPNTRDPYGYTVLCQAAFKGDMLVAEALLDAGADPNLVDEAHGKTPLHYASAWGHLFIVKALLDKGASVNIKDNVGATPLHEAAREGFEDVMIVLIGRGCNINETDNEGNTPLHVAGKWGQAAAVELLLEKCAKDNIRNKNNLLYSDLALIRAVRTADKDHVMSGMAWGGDPNSRDKRGWTLLHHAVYKGVEEICELLLENGANINAVDNHDRTPLLLAAYRGNKQIMQILLDAGADINCQDWMGRTPLHWAAKEGSIETVQMLLDHKANTTITNKEGHLYSSLLLKHLYFAVRHNDADKVVRLVMAGADQFAEVEGTGVNPREEAKRRGFYDILRQMAALVEKKPKHEEDKTVVLEDIYKLFEHHLYFCNVQSLRDAIITEDGDFTTSEEDLRESEEEGEEEEEDEEDRNESEEDDYAEEPDAYWKMSNAYEVLSVKEAFGEEDCAWLKEFEEKPKVISAKELLEEEQAAFWDTWQEKQKVISAKEFFKEESNWWENEDEEDDKNSSEEKNETSSSDFNRDDECWWRDAQENLDKPKAVPAKEYFKEEEPWWVSGKENKEEDEEEEEDEEGSPKEYYTHDAPWWKSECQNSKTVSAKEFFRDDKPWWQQDKVLAKDFFEEEKPWWQEDSKEKIVSAKDYFKEEVPWWQKENEKVISAKEFFKDDELPWWYTEEMQPDKPEGLKKSLATVRYYERYLINKQMCEEKGECIEFESELSGDEIEESTRTDDYEDATDSLISNSSTMYSASEGDRPLTNIVSDHIPWQRSDKEGGIRKNIPKADDFFQEKHWLDDASETSEPTEMLDMDMSEMSEIVTASEFSQSGSWNQDSDAKDREENETDEEEGESLEEEEGEDEEEEECEEEEEEEEEEGGEEEEEEEEEEERESGEEVCEEVSSGESEALRSEDEIDDISEEEPGSKSSFECIEAVLHGDRMGESQPSKTSEILTKECLSQQGNIPSIVLDGKELDKETLDKKSAGITEEFHSDLIIPKVVSNSYESLEKRTPNIDIEVTNHDFLTGPNHYSSSVHNTEGNLQKSDSQTSGYDSSLSFSDSKIRDLPNDSGNEHLCVDENAEDTDLSDTMNLVSSETTESIEESICFGEDECEDVKNSVNDIQLAVKELKETGQQLTEKDVISQDNVASVAKDQRLTEMEDNKVFIHMAWDKGDNVNPCQTNLSEEPESQNIENASILKTSHLSDEPPVTADDNITSEDIQDNGKSTGMDEEEVQTYASVVKRNLERRAINKMDDCLAKFDASLASVGAKLTKESSERNSNSSNQERMGDWKEQTYAAIVKRGKNSQNIDSKSILQESPGNIMSFSEQKAKEERETNQLFKVHVHVPEKESEFLDLRTEKRCFSDMAEEIIRTKNNDAEGDPWQFRKYVTNLSKEHNLEVNDDISSPEKESYTKMAKDSGKSNESENDLRKWSDTRTHINDKSVSEIDMKKEVENENTLKNSENVAELGKEKETDPLLDDENIQQETPNDSEEISGKAHFSENRELSRESSLERVPTSERGESPNIHMEKSLWRCSTYDPMSLSEYDNIAFMVKKDSNSPASWGNKKKRKECECNTNSLNQDFISHNDSKNNVQQNLTSTHSKDTEDQYDNTTETRNTGLSTEYINTGLLPENTNIELPSEKDIELSTENLNIGISSGRRENDTKEHAVMTEEADVKKCSQSLNKIDDVLEHHDVPGAPCVLLLREDKILGAEACTNLSETSCNQDPSVAIHRNKESSLLCHKVKYNFDENTSADTIQTSPHALYQPTNPTLYDPDKKETSKVEAAVNKKPDEPRLQPVPSKRSKEVNKKDKEKQKQKEVSTGWSNMFSITSAIVLLQNLAFIYFILIPLMKLIASLM